In Eublepharis macularius isolate TG4126 chromosome 4, MPM_Emac_v1.0, whole genome shotgun sequence, the following are encoded in one genomic region:
- the LOC129328361 gene encoding zinc finger protein ZFP2-like has protein sequence MLGVLEMLHTQHKPYSAPKESHRRNHINAWNVASASHKAQALLSTKGVTREKPYKCLECKKSFTRSIHLTCHQGIHTGKKPYECLECGKSFTRSIHLTCHQGIHTGEKPYECLECGKTFRYNMNLTYHQRSHTGEKPYACLECRKSFTYSKELIQHQRRHTGETV, from the coding sequence ATGCTTGGAGTATTAGAAATGCTTCACACACAGCACAAGCCCTACTCAGCACCAAAGGAGTCACAcaggagaaaccatatcaatgcttGGAATGTGGCAAGTGCTTCACACAAAGCACAAGCCTTACTCAGCACCAAAGGAGTCAcacgggagaaaccatataaatgcttggagtgtaaGAAGAGCTTCACACGCAGCATACACCTTACTTGTCACCAAGGgattcacacagggaagaaaccatatgaatgcttggaatgtgggaagagtttcACACGCAGCATACACCTTACTTGTCACCAagggattcacacaggggagaaaccgtatgaatgcttggagtgtgggaaaacctTCAGATATAACATGAACCTTACTTACCATCAAAgaagtcacacaggggagaaaccatatgcaTGTTTGGAGTGTAGGAAGAGCTTCACATACAGCAAAGAACTTATTCAGCACCAAAGGAGGCACACAGGAGAAACCGTATGA